The following are from one region of the Oryzias melastigma strain HK-1 linkage group LG22, ASM292280v2, whole genome shotgun sequence genome:
- the adss1 gene encoding adenylosuccinate synthetase isozyme 1 — translation MSLSWSSKDHKTTNQSAGAGQKRLRNDAGNKVTVVLGAQWGDEGKGKVVDLLATEADIVCRCQGGNNAGHTVVVDGKEYDFHLLPSGIINSKSVSLIGNGVVIHLPGLFEEGDKNEKKGLKGWEKRLIVSDRAHLVFDFHQVVDGLQETERQAQEGKNIGTTKKGIGPAYSSKASRTGLRVCDLLGDFKDFSTRFKNLVHQYQSMYPSLTADVEEQLKKLKEYAERLRPMVRDGVYYMYEALHGPPKKILVEGANAALLDIDFGTYPFVTSSNCTVGGACTGLGIPPMNIGDVFGVSKAYTTRVGIGAFPTEQLNAVGELLQTRGHEVGVTTGRKRRCGWLDLVIVRYAHMINGFTAIALTKLDILDVLDEIKVGVAYKLNGKRIPHFPANMDVLHKVEVEYETFPGWKTDTSAARKWNDLPVKAQNYIRFIENHIGVPIKWVGVGKSRECMIQMF, via the exons ATGTCGCTCAGCTGGTCATCCAAAGACCACAAAACCACGAATCAGTCCGCCGGGGCTGGACAGAAGCGTCTGCGCAACGACGCGGGGAACAAAGTGACGGTGGTGCTCGGTGCGCAATGGGGAGACGAGGGGAAAGGAAAAGTCGTCGACTTGCTTGCTACTGAAGCTGACATTGTGTGCAGATGTCAG GGCGGCAACAATGCAGGGCACACTGTGGTTGTGGACGGAAAGGAGTATGATTTTCACCTCCTACCCAGTGGAATTATTAACTCCAAAAGTGTATCTCTGATTG GTAATGGAGTGGTCATTCATCTCCCTGGGTTGTTTGAAGAAGGggataaaaatgagaaaaaag GATTGAAAGGCTgggaaaagcggctcatcgttTCTGACAGAGCCCATCTCG TGTTTGATTTTCATCAAGTCGTTGATGGCTTACAGGAGACGGAGAGACAAGCACAGGAAGGGAAAAA CATTGGAACAACCAAGAAAGGAATCGGTCCTGCATATTCGAGCAAAGCATCTCGTACTGGGCTGCGTGTGTGCGACCTGCTGGGTGACTTTAAGGACTTTTCTACAAG GTTTAAGAATCTGGTTCATCAGTATCAGTCCATGTATCCGTCCTTGACAGCTGATGTTgaggagcagctgaaaaaactgaag GAATATGCAGAGAGATTGCGCCCGATGGTCAGGGACGGGGTCTATTACATGTACGAAGCTCTTCACGGACCTCCAAAGAAAATTCTGGTTGAAGGGGCAAACGCTGCTCTGCTTGACATTGACtttg GCACATATCCTtttgtgacatcatcaaacTGCACCGTGGGCGGAGCTTGCACCGGCCTCGGCATCCCTCCCATGAACATAGGCGATGTGTTTGGTGTATCTAAGGCCTACACCACCAGAGTGGGAATAGGAGCCTTCCCCACAGAACAACTGAAT GCGGTGGGGGAGCTGCTGCAGACGAGGGGTCATGAGGTTGGCGTGACTACAGGAAGGAAGCGGCGTTGTGGCTGGTTGGATCTGGTCATTGTCAGATATGCTCATATGATTAACGGCTTTACAGC CATTGCCCTGACAAAACTTGACATTCTGGATGTCCTGGATGAAATTAAAGTTGGAGTGGCATACAAGCTCAATGGCAAAAGAATTCCTCATTTTCCAG ccAACATGGACGTTTTGCACAAAGTGGAGGTTGAGTATGAGACTTTCCCTGGTTGGAAGACAGACACATCTGCAGCCAGGAAGTGGAACGACCTCCCAGTCAAAGCACAAAACTACATTCGCTTCATCGAAAACCATATTGGAGTTCCCA tCAAATGGGTCGGTGTTGGCAAATCAAGGGAGTGCATGATCCAAATGTTCTGA
- the siva1 gene encoding apoptosis regulatory protein Siva, with protein sequence MPKRTCPFPEVFSSQYKIHVRQQELTNYGVFGGKYRQEIYERTKNLLFNGAKAVMGKIWTGDEKSAAPQPSEQADSPVCSKTLLRGQTLIGHDGRLTRSGAAKGNPVGPAGCCVCQKTHGSRTPCSQCDRLVCSSCVRQCSNCSSLCCSVCTILDYSGRYDEVLCCSCST encoded by the exons ATGCCTAAACGAACTTGTCCTTTTCCTGAAGTCTTTTCTTCTCAATACAAGATACACGTCCGACAACAGGAACTGACCAACTATGGAGTGTTTGGCGGCAAGTATAGACAAGAGATATACG AAAGAACGAAGAACTTGCTTTTCAACGGGGCCAAAGCTGTGATGGGTAAAATATGGACCGGGGATGAGAAGAGTGCAGCTCCTCAGCCCTCTGAACAAGCGGATTCACCTGTATGCAGTAAAACTCTTCTAAGAGGACAGACGCTGATTGGCCACGATGGGAGACTAACGAGATCAGGTGCTGCTAAAG GTAACCCAGTGGGTCCCGCCGGTTGCTGCGTATGTCAGAAGACTCATGGTTCCAGGACGCCGTGTTCTCAGTGTGATCGACTGGTGTGTTCGTCCTGTGTCCGACAGTGTTCCAACTGCTCCAGCTTATGCTGCTCTGTCTGCACCATTTTAGA CTACAGCGGGCGATATGATGAAGTTCTTTGCTGCAGCTGCTCAACGTAA
- the zbtb42 gene encoding zinc finger and BTB domain-containing protein 18.2 isoform X1: MGYEGRMEFPDHSRQLLQCLSQQRHQGFLCDCTVLVGEARFKAHRAVLASCSMYFHLFYRDQPDKRDVVHLNSDIVTAPAFSLLLEFMYEGKLEFSTLPVEDVLAAASYLHMYDIVKVCKGRLKDKELSPLDEKMGEGLDRENSSDGELHTKQLIQRQLQTQSQGLHRPPPAEEFDMDNSEVRLAVTDCDRSTQSRQQANGHSGRSPDLVGVNYVSAEAEPCVQTAGKTKADVSSSTVLLSQRSRASDDMDCALDLSFKPLSSRDPLHPSYVSGQLALDSQQQGTEPLVKDEHDLLSEQEDSEPMSPESQRFGNSARSSVVTGFAALFPGNNGATAALLSQEEDLMDEEGDACRGREGAPGREVDGRGRLLGDSEEEEEDDLASSDISTSSGVLLPPGQQVCVCPLCSKCFPSPHVLQLHLSSHFREKDGARSKLSPDGSVPTCIQCNKTFSCMYTLKRHERTHSGEKPYTCGQCGKSFQYSHNLSRHAVVHTREKPHACKWCERRFTQSGDLYRHIRKFHCGLVKTLAIG; this comes from the exons ATGG GTTATGAAGGAAGAATGGAGTTCCCAGACCATAGCCGCCAGTTGCTGCAGTGTCTGAGTCAGCAGCGTCACCAAGGTTTCCTCTGTGACTGCACTGTTCTCGTCGGGGAGGCTCGATTCAAAGCGCACAGAGCCGTGCTGGCCTCCTGCAGCATGTACTTCCATCTCTTCTACAGGGATCAGCCAGACAAAAGGGACGTTGTGCATCTCAACAGTGACATTGTGACAGCCCCGGCTTTCAGTCTGCTCCTTGAATTTATGTATGAGGGGAAGTTGGAGTTCAGCACGCTGCCTGTGGAGGATGTTCTGGCAGCGGCCAGTTACCTCCACATGTACGATATAGTGAAGGTGTGCAAAGGCCGGCTGAAAGATAAAGAACTCTCCCCGTTGGATGAAAAGATGGGCGAGGGTTTGGACAGGGAGAATTCCTCAGATGGCGAGCTGCACACTAAGCAGCTCATTCAGCGACAGCTCCAGACACAGTCCCAGGGGCTCCATAGGCCCCCCCCTGCAGAAGAGTTTGACATGGACAACAGTGAAGTCAGGCTGGCTGTCACAGATTGTGATAGGTCGACACAGAGCCGGCAGCAGGCGAACGGTCACTCCGGCAGGTCCCCGGACCTTGTAGGTGTCAATTATGTGTCAGCAGAGGCCGAGCCCTGCGTCCaaacagctggaaaaacaaaagctgatgtCAGTAGTTCCACCGTACTGCTGTCCCAGAGGTCCCGGGCTTCAGATGACATGGACTGCGCTCTGGATTTGTCTTTCAAGCCTCTGTCTAGCAGAGATCCCTTACACCCCTCCTACGTCTCGGGACAGCTGGCCCTCGACAGCCAGCAGCAGGGCACAGAGCCACTTGTTAAAGACGAACACGACTTGCTGTCAGAGCAGGAGGACAGTGAGCCGATGAGCCCCGAGAGCCAGCGCTTTGGGAATAGTGCCAGGAGTTCAGTGGTGACAGGGTTCGCTGCCCTCTTCCCAGGCAACAACGGTGCTACAGCCGCCCTGCTCTCCCAGGAGGAGGACCTGATGGACGAGGAGGGGGACGCCTGCCGAGGGAGGGAGGGCGCCCCAGGCAGGGAGGTGGACGGGAGGGGCAGGCTGCTGGGGgacagcgaggaggaggaggaggacgaccTGGCCTCTTCAGACATCTCCACTTCCAGCGGGGTGCTCTTGCCCCCGGGGCAACAGGTGTGCGTGTGTCCCCTGTGCAGCAAATGCTTCCCCAGCCCCCACGTCCTGCAGCTGCACCTCAGCTCGCACTTCCGGGAGAAGGACGGCGCCCGCTCCAAGCTGTCCCCCGACGGCTCCGTCCCCACGTGCATCCAGTGCAACAAGACCTTCTCCTGCATGTACACCCTCAAGCGTCACGAGCGCACGCACTCTGGCGAGAAGCCATACACCTGTGGCCAGTGCGGCAAGAGCTTCCAGTACTCGCATAACTTGAGCCGGCACGCCGTGGTCCACACACGTGAGAAGCCTCACGCCTGCAAGTGGTGCGAGCGCCGCTTCACTCAGTCCGGGGACCTCTACCGCCACATCAGGAAATTTCACTGTGGCCTTGTCAAGACTCTCGCCATTGGATAA
- the zbtb42 gene encoding zinc finger and BTB domain-containing protein 18.2 isoform X2, with protein MEFPDHSRQLLQCLSQQRHQGFLCDCTVLVGEARFKAHRAVLASCSMYFHLFYRDQPDKRDVVHLNSDIVTAPAFSLLLEFMYEGKLEFSTLPVEDVLAAASYLHMYDIVKVCKGRLKDKELSPLDEKMGEGLDRENSSDGELHTKQLIQRQLQTQSQGLHRPPPAEEFDMDNSEVRLAVTDCDRSTQSRQQANGHSGRSPDLVGVNYVSAEAEPCVQTAGKTKADVSSSTVLLSQRSRASDDMDCALDLSFKPLSSRDPLHPSYVSGQLALDSQQQGTEPLVKDEHDLLSEQEDSEPMSPESQRFGNSARSSVVTGFAALFPGNNGATAALLSQEEDLMDEEGDACRGREGAPGREVDGRGRLLGDSEEEEEDDLASSDISTSSGVLLPPGQQVCVCPLCSKCFPSPHVLQLHLSSHFREKDGARSKLSPDGSVPTCIQCNKTFSCMYTLKRHERTHSGEKPYTCGQCGKSFQYSHNLSRHAVVHTREKPHACKWCERRFTQSGDLYRHIRKFHCGLVKTLAIG; from the coding sequence ATGGAGTTCCCAGACCATAGCCGCCAGTTGCTGCAGTGTCTGAGTCAGCAGCGTCACCAAGGTTTCCTCTGTGACTGCACTGTTCTCGTCGGGGAGGCTCGATTCAAAGCGCACAGAGCCGTGCTGGCCTCCTGCAGCATGTACTTCCATCTCTTCTACAGGGATCAGCCAGACAAAAGGGACGTTGTGCATCTCAACAGTGACATTGTGACAGCCCCGGCTTTCAGTCTGCTCCTTGAATTTATGTATGAGGGGAAGTTGGAGTTCAGCACGCTGCCTGTGGAGGATGTTCTGGCAGCGGCCAGTTACCTCCACATGTACGATATAGTGAAGGTGTGCAAAGGCCGGCTGAAAGATAAAGAACTCTCCCCGTTGGATGAAAAGATGGGCGAGGGTTTGGACAGGGAGAATTCCTCAGATGGCGAGCTGCACACTAAGCAGCTCATTCAGCGACAGCTCCAGACACAGTCCCAGGGGCTCCATAGGCCCCCCCCTGCAGAAGAGTTTGACATGGACAACAGTGAAGTCAGGCTGGCTGTCACAGATTGTGATAGGTCGACACAGAGCCGGCAGCAGGCGAACGGTCACTCCGGCAGGTCCCCGGACCTTGTAGGTGTCAATTATGTGTCAGCAGAGGCCGAGCCCTGCGTCCaaacagctggaaaaacaaaagctgatgtCAGTAGTTCCACCGTACTGCTGTCCCAGAGGTCCCGGGCTTCAGATGACATGGACTGCGCTCTGGATTTGTCTTTCAAGCCTCTGTCTAGCAGAGATCCCTTACACCCCTCCTACGTCTCGGGACAGCTGGCCCTCGACAGCCAGCAGCAGGGCACAGAGCCACTTGTTAAAGACGAACACGACTTGCTGTCAGAGCAGGAGGACAGTGAGCCGATGAGCCCCGAGAGCCAGCGCTTTGGGAATAGTGCCAGGAGTTCAGTGGTGACAGGGTTCGCTGCCCTCTTCCCAGGCAACAACGGTGCTACAGCCGCCCTGCTCTCCCAGGAGGAGGACCTGATGGACGAGGAGGGGGACGCCTGCCGAGGGAGGGAGGGCGCCCCAGGCAGGGAGGTGGACGGGAGGGGCAGGCTGCTGGGGgacagcgaggaggaggaggaggacgaccTGGCCTCTTCAGACATCTCCACTTCCAGCGGGGTGCTCTTGCCCCCGGGGCAACAGGTGTGCGTGTGTCCCCTGTGCAGCAAATGCTTCCCCAGCCCCCACGTCCTGCAGCTGCACCTCAGCTCGCACTTCCGGGAGAAGGACGGCGCCCGCTCCAAGCTGTCCCCCGACGGCTCCGTCCCCACGTGCATCCAGTGCAACAAGACCTTCTCCTGCATGTACACCCTCAAGCGTCACGAGCGCACGCACTCTGGCGAGAAGCCATACACCTGTGGCCAGTGCGGCAAGAGCTTCCAGTACTCGCATAACTTGAGCCGGCACGCCGTGGTCCACACACGTGAGAAGCCTCACGCCTGCAAGTGGTGCGAGCGCCGCTTCACTCAGTCCGGGGACCTCTACCGCCACATCAGGAAATTTCACTGTGGCCTTGTCAAGACTCTCGCCATTGGATAA